The following are encoded in a window of Vibrio sp. SCSIO 43136 genomic DNA:
- a CDS encoding NUDIX hydrolase, with product MRHLRTTTHPDIEHLDDKSIFQRKAARAIALNGEDILLLYTERYHDYTIPGGGLDQDEDTIAGMVRELEEETGAQNIRNIKPYGTYEEFRPWYKDDADVMHMISYCYVCEVDEELGTPNFEDYEIKNGMKAMWVNIHEAIAHNEKTIAESDKKGMSIERETYLLHLIAKELLN from the coding sequence ATGAGACACCTTCGAACCACGACTCACCCTGACATCGAGCATCTTGACGACAAATCTATTTTCCAGCGCAAGGCGGCAAGAGCCATTGCGCTTAACGGCGAAGATATCTTATTGCTATATACTGAGCGCTATCATGACTACACCATTCCCGGTGGTGGTTTGGACCAAGACGAAGATACGATTGCAGGCATGGTGCGTGAGCTAGAAGAAGAAACAGGTGCGCAAAATATTCGTAATATCAAACCTTACGGTACCTACGAAGAGTTTCGCCCTTGGTATAAAGATGATGCTGATGTAATGCACATGATCTCTTACTGCTATGTTTGTGAAGTTGATGAAGAGCTAGGTACGCCAAATTTTGAAGATTATGAAATCAAAAATGGCATGAAAGCGATGTGGGTGAATATCCATGAGGCTATTGCTCACAACGAAAAGACCATTGCAGAGAGTGACAAAAAGGGCATGAGCATTGAACGAGAAACGTATTTGCTACATTTGATTGCGAAAGAATTACTCAATTAA
- a CDS encoding exopolyphosphatase, with product MSEKKYRLVTRSDFDGLVCAVLLKKLDMIDDIKFVHPKDMQDGIIEITENDIVTNLPYVEKAHLVFDHHLSETIRNSGERNNHKIDPDAPSAARVVWEYYGGFDTFPSEWADMMEAVDKGDSAQFDRDEVLDAQGWNLLNFLMDARTGLGRFREFRISNYALMMDLIDYCKNHTIEEILSLPDVKERIDLYREHSIKFAEQIQRCATVHDNLVLLDLTDEETIFAGNRFLIYALFPECNISIHKMWGFQKQNIVFATGKSIFDRGSKTNVGELMLKYNGGGHQAAGTCQIAVDQADQVQQELIEQITSDG from the coding sequence ATGTCTGAGAAGAAATATCGTTTGGTGACGCGCAGCGATTTTGATGGCTTGGTATGTGCGGTTTTACTCAAGAAACTGGACATGATTGATGATATTAAATTTGTGCATCCGAAGGACATGCAGGATGGGATCATCGAAATCACAGAAAATGATATCGTCACTAACTTACCTTATGTTGAGAAAGCACATTTAGTTTTTGATCACCACTTGTCGGAGACGATCCGCAACAGCGGTGAACGCAATAATCACAAAATCGACCCCGATGCACCATCGGCGGCACGCGTAGTATGGGAATACTACGGAGGCTTCGACACTTTCCCAAGTGAATGGGCAGACATGATGGAAGCGGTAGACAAAGGGGACTCGGCCCAGTTTGACCGTGATGAAGTCTTGGATGCTCAAGGTTGGAACTTGCTCAACTTCTTAATGGATGCGAGAACTGGTTTAGGCCGTTTCCGTGAGTTTAGGATTTCTAACTATGCGCTAATGATGGATTTGATCGATTATTGTAAGAATCACACTATCGAAGAAATCCTTAGCTTGCCTGATGTGAAAGAGCGCATTGATCTTTACCGTGAACACTCGATTAAGTTTGCAGAGCAGATTCAGCGCTGTGCCACGGTTCACGATAACTTAGTTTTACTCGATCTCACTGATGAAGAGACGATATTCGCCGGAAACCGTTTCTTGATTTATGCGTTGTTCCCAGAGTGCAACATTTCAATTCACAAAATGTGGGGCTTCCAAAAGCAAAACATTGTCTTTGCTACCGGCAAATCAATATTTGACCGTGGTTCTAAGACCAACGTTGGCGAGTTGATGCTTAAATATAATGGCGGTGGCCACCAAGCCGCAGGAACCTGCCAAATAGCTGTGGACCAAGCTGATCAAGTTCAGCAAGAGCTTATTGAACAAATCACTAGCGATGGCTAA